One window of Pseudomonas sp. ML2-2023-3 genomic DNA carries:
- a CDS encoding MBOAT family protein, which yields MVFASLEFLTLFLPAFMLIYALGKPQWRNVILLIGSWLFYGWLNPMFLALHVALTIVAWVGGLLIDRSREDSKGRVRLLIALIVFNTAVLCWYKYANILAATWMEWITWPGAMPLEWQRVALPAGLSFIVLQAISYLVDVHRHTVPVERSFINYATYISMFGHSIAGPIIRYDWVRRELTRRYFDWQNFSLGARRFMVGMCMKVLVADTLSPLVDVAFHLDNPSFVDAWIGCLAYSLQLFFDFAGYSAMAIGLGLMLGFHFPENFNQPYLASSIQDFWRRWHMSLSSWLRDYLYIALGGNRNGAWKTYRNLFLTMAIAGLWHGGDSWNYLLWGAAHGVALCVDRLWSRSNLPSIPPLFSHTLTLLFVFMAWTLFRAPDFASALTMYAGQFGLHGFALGDALAVTLRSAHGLAALLGVACIIAPLFKDRVEQRFGTQVWFVPIAALWPVAGFLLSFALIASREAVPFLYFQF from the coding sequence ATGGTCTTCGCCTCACTCGAGTTCCTGACGCTGTTTCTGCCAGCCTTCATGCTGATTTACGCCCTGGGCAAGCCCCAGTGGCGTAACGTCATTCTGTTGATCGGCAGCTGGTTGTTCTATGGCTGGCTGAACCCGATGTTCCTCGCGTTGCACGTGGCGTTGACCATCGTTGCCTGGGTCGGCGGGCTGCTGATTGATCGCTCCCGCGAAGACTCAAAGGGCAGGGTGCGGCTGTTGATTGCGCTGATCGTGTTCAACACCGCAGTGCTGTGCTGGTACAAGTACGCCAATATCCTGGCTGCAACCTGGATGGAATGGATTACCTGGCCGGGCGCGATGCCCCTGGAGTGGCAGCGGGTGGCGCTGCCGGCAGGGCTGTCGTTTATCGTGCTGCAGGCCATTTCCTATCTGGTGGATGTGCACCGCCATACGGTGCCGGTGGAGCGCAGCTTCATCAACTACGCCACCTATATTTCGATGTTCGGCCACTCCATAGCAGGTCCGATCATTCGCTATGACTGGGTGCGTCGTGAGCTGACCCGGCGCTATTTCGACTGGCAGAATTTTTCTCTGGGCGCACGCCGTTTCATGGTCGGCATGTGCATGAAAGTGCTGGTGGCAGATACTCTGTCGCCATTGGTGGATGTGGCGTTCCATCTGGATAATCCGTCCTTTGTCGACGCCTGGATCGGTTGCCTGGCCTACTCGTTGCAACTGTTTTTCGACTTCGCGGGCTACAGCGCCATGGCCATCGGCCTCGGCCTGATGCTGGGCTTTCACTTTCCGGAAAACTTCAACCAGCCTTACCTGGCCAGCAGCATTCAGGATTTCTGGCGGCGCTGGCACATGTCCTTGTCCAGCTGGTTGCGCGACTACCTGTATATCGCCCTGGGCGGTAACCGTAACGGGGCCTGGAAGACCTATCGCAATCTGTTCCTGACCATGGCCATTGCCGGGCTTTGGCATGGCGGCGATAGCTGGAATTACCTGCTGTGGGGGGCCGCTCACGGGGTGGCGCTGTGTGTGGACCGGTTGTGGTCGCGATCGAACCTGCCGAGTATTCCTCCACTGTTCTCCCATACCCTGACACTGCTGTTTGTGTTCATGGCCTGGACCCTGTTCCGTGCGCCGGATTTTGCATCGGCCCTGACTATGTATGCCGGCCAGTTCGGTTTGCACGGGTTTGCCTTGGGCGACGCGTTGGCCGTGACGCTGCGCTCGGCTCACGGCCTGGCGGCGCTGCTCGGCGTGGCATGCATTATCGCGCCGCTGTTCAAGGACCGTGTTGAGCAGCGTTTTGGTACTCAAGTGTGGTTTGTTCCTATAGCGGCCCTGTGGCCGGTGGCGGGTTTTCTGCTCTCGTTCGCGTTGATCGCGAGCCGCGAGGCGGTGCCCTTCCTCTACTTCCAGTTCTGA
- a CDS encoding alginate O-acetyltransferase AlgX-related protein, with product MSSSTPQPAVPTELTARVSRLGGVVFVVFLAVSFASSLWLLISGKVQMLPPDLTRDAVLHGEVTHKIAKQLSEAGVPRKAADLERGASWLMLHDTGARVRPGCDGWLFLTDEMRINRHAQANAQIKAAAVRDIQQQLSLRGIRLLVAVVPDKSRIASGQLCDLRRPVQLHNRAVAWVEALNKAGVSALDLAPALQSLGSEAYLRTDTHWSEAGASAAAKAIAVRVQAMGITATPHKDYETALQDPARRPGDLVRLAGLEWLPAGLQPAAESVAASRFSEKAGESQGDADSLDDLFGDDNLPNVALIGTSFSRNSNFAGFMQQALGAPIGDFAKDGGEFSGGANNYFNNPAFKQTPPALVIWEIPERDLQTPYSDVIRLL from the coding sequence ATGTCTTCTTCAACGCCCCAACCGGCTGTACCGACTGAACTCACCGCCCGTGTCAGCAGGTTGGGCGGCGTTGTGTTTGTCGTATTTCTGGCCGTCAGTTTTGCCTCGTCGCTCTGGCTGTTGATCAGCGGCAAGGTCCAGATGCTGCCCCCCGACCTGACCCGCGACGCGGTGCTGCATGGCGAGGTCACCCACAAGATCGCCAAGCAGTTGTCAGAGGCTGGGGTGCCGCGAAAGGCGGCAGATCTGGAACGCGGCGCGAGCTGGCTGATGCTGCACGACACCGGCGCACGGGTCCGTCCGGGATGTGATGGCTGGTTGTTCTTGACCGATGAAATGCGCATCAACCGTCATGCTCAGGCCAATGCACAGATCAAGGCGGCGGCGGTGCGTGATATCCAGCAGCAACTGTCGTTGCGAGGCATCCGCTTGCTGGTGGCCGTGGTGCCGGACAAGAGCCGTATTGCCAGCGGGCAGCTGTGCGATTTGCGTCGGCCGGTGCAGTTGCACAATCGCGCAGTGGCCTGGGTTGAAGCGCTGAACAAGGCAGGGGTAAGTGCTTTGGATCTGGCGCCAGCCCTGCAATCACTGGGCAGCGAAGCTTACCTGCGCACCGACACCCACTGGAGTGAGGCGGGCGCCTCGGCGGCGGCCAAGGCCATCGCTGTGCGGGTACAGGCGATGGGGATCACTGCCACACCCCACAAGGATTATGAAACGGCACTGCAAGACCCGGCGCGTCGCCCGGGAGATCTGGTTCGCCTGGCCGGTCTTGAATGGTTGCCAGCAGGATTGCAACCCGCAGCCGAGTCTGTGGCGGCGAGCCGGTTCAGTGAGAAAGCCGGGGAATCGCAGGGTGATGCAGACAGTCTGGATGACCTGTTTGGCGACGATAACCTGCCGAATGTGGCACTGATTGGCACTTCGTTTTCTCGCAACTCCAATTTCGCCGGGTTTATGCAACAGGCCCTGGGTGCGCCGATTGGTGACTTTGCCAAGGATGGAGGCGAGTTTTCCGGTGGTGCCAACAACTACTTCAATAACCCGGCATTCAAA